A single Paenibacillus sp. FSL R5-0517 DNA region contains:
- a CDS encoding extracellular solute-binding protein, producing MRLFQRRKAGKASSILAVVTAFTLLLSACSSGSESASSSGESGSGEKTTLKVEIFDRGNTPAGYTISDSYLTRFIQEKFGDPNNIDVQFVPVPRSEEVQKLNVLMASGSEVPDIVFTYDSGTFNRYAEQGGLTELTDLLNQSGPNLKKFLGDETLAYGQYDGQQFAVPGKRLVLGKYASYVRQDWLDALGLPSPETAEELHTTLKAFKEKDPGKVGTGLIPMGMSIASAQYEPLIWSFIEPLTEEQKYTLTQQLGSNDYPTLLPGFKDALKYMNTLYNEGLMSKDFGLDKDKKKLWEDVSNGKVGFYTEDAGEIYISGTYKNLQTNQPGAVITPIDAFKNSEGKFAKPAYAPNAMYVMIPKSSKNAEAAMKYLDWMASDNNLFDLQFGVENENYELVDGVPLIKDDASPEIAGRIYNSGDIAIIVNGKYVGDDKKNEEAYVVQVESKYRDDMRKSVAISNTDTIQPVRFSKPIDAEARYGNGLKDKFMEFFVKTTISKPADFEATYDSMMKDYMASGGQAILDERTEAYKAMK from the coding sequence ATGAGATTATTTCAAAGACGTAAGGCAGGCAAGGCAAGTTCAATCCTCGCAGTGGTAACAGCATTCACTCTATTATTATCCGCATGTTCATCAGGAAGCGAATCTGCATCTTCATCCGGAGAATCAGGTTCGGGGGAAAAAACGACTTTGAAAGTAGAAATCTTCGACCGGGGAAATACGCCGGCGGGCTACACCATTTCAGACAGTTATCTGACTCGCTTCATTCAAGAGAAGTTTGGTGATCCAAACAACATCGATGTTCAGTTTGTTCCGGTACCTCGCTCGGAGGAAGTACAGAAGCTTAACGTTCTGATGGCGAGTGGCTCTGAAGTACCTGATATCGTATTTACCTACGACTCAGGAACATTCAACCGATATGCAGAGCAAGGAGGTCTGACTGAACTTACCGATCTGCTCAATCAAAGCGGCCCTAACCTGAAGAAGTTCCTGGGTGATGAAACGCTGGCCTACGGTCAATACGATGGGCAACAGTTCGCGGTTCCGGGTAAACGTCTTGTACTTGGCAAATACGCATCCTATGTTCGTCAGGATTGGCTGGACGCACTCGGATTGCCTTCACCTGAGACAGCTGAGGAGCTGCATACCACATTGAAGGCCTTTAAGGAAAAAGATCCGGGTAAGGTGGGCACAGGACTTATCCCAATGGGGATGTCCATTGCTTCGGCTCAATATGAACCTCTGATCTGGTCATTCATTGAACCGCTGACGGAAGAACAAAAATATACATTAACACAACAACTGGGTTCCAATGACTATCCAACGTTGTTGCCGGGTTTCAAGGACGCCTTGAAATATATGAACACACTTTATAATGAAGGTTTGATGAGCAAGGACTTTGGACTCGACAAAGATAAGAAAAAGCTGTGGGAAGATGTATCTAACGGCAAAGTTGGATTTTACACCGAGGATGCAGGGGAGATTTACATCTCCGGTACGTACAAAAACCTGCAAACCAATCAACCAGGTGCAGTGATCACACCGATTGATGCATTCAAAAACTCCGAAGGCAAATTCGCCAAACCAGCATATGCTCCCAATGCGATGTATGTCATGATTCCAAAATCAAGCAAAAATGCGGAAGCAGCGATGAAGTACCTGGATTGGATGGCTTCTGACAACAACTTGTTCGACCTGCAATTTGGTGTTGAAAATGAGAACTATGAGCTTGTGGACGGTGTGCCACTGATCAAAGATGATGCTTCTCCTGAAATCGCAGGTCGTATCTATAATTCCGGTGACATTGCCATTATCGTCAATGGTAAATACGTTGGGGATGACAAGAAAAATGAAGAGGCTTATGTCGTACAGGTAGAATCGAAGTATCGGGATGATATGCGCAAGTCGGTAGCCATTTCCAACACGGACACGATTCAACCGGTACGCTTCTCCAAACCGATTGATGCAGAAGCGCGCTACGGTAACGGCCTGAAAGACAAGTTTATGGAGTTCTTCGTGAAAACAACCATTTCCAAACCGGCTGACTTTGAAGCGACGTATGACAGCATGATGAAGGATTACATGGCGAGCGGTGGTCAAGCAATCCTGGATGAACGTACAGAAGCTTACAAAGCGATGAAATAA
- a CDS encoding ABC transporter permease subunit, whose protein sequence is MKTSIYFRRNWQLYALLLLPMIYFIIFKYGPMYGVQIAFKDFNFFQGISGSEWIGLDAFREVFQNQGFYTALRNTLVLNMLDLLVSFPAPLILAILLFELKKAWFKKMAQTLLYIPHFISWVIIGGIVLQVFGTQSGFINNILMSMGFDPLPFLSDKNYWLFTYLAVGVWQSAGWGTILYLASLTGINRELYEAAEVDGASRLRRIWHISLPGIKTTIVTLLIINVGNMISIGFDRPFIIGNVAVREYSDVLSTFVYRVGLQSGQVTLATAVGLFQALVGLVFILGANYTSKKLTDESIM, encoded by the coding sequence ATGAAAACAAGCATCTATTTCCGCAGAAACTGGCAACTATATGCGTTGCTCCTACTGCCCATGATCTACTTCATTATTTTCAAGTATGGGCCAATGTATGGTGTGCAGATTGCGTTCAAGGATTTTAACTTCTTCCAAGGGATCTCTGGTAGTGAGTGGATTGGCTTGGATGCATTCAGAGAAGTGTTTCAAAATCAGGGGTTTTACACGGCATTACGCAACACGTTGGTACTAAACATGCTGGATTTATTGGTTTCCTTCCCGGCGCCGCTTATACTGGCCATCTTATTATTCGAGCTGAAAAAGGCTTGGTTCAAAAAGATGGCACAGACGTTGCTCTACATTCCACACTTTATCTCATGGGTTATTATTGGAGGGATCGTGCTTCAGGTTTTCGGAACGCAGTCCGGTTTCATCAACAATATCTTGATGAGCATGGGGTTTGATCCATTGCCATTCCTTTCAGACAAAAACTATTGGCTCTTCACGTATCTTGCGGTAGGCGTGTGGCAGAGTGCAGGGTGGGGAACGATTCTGTATCTGGCATCCCTGACAGGCATTAACCGGGAACTGTATGAAGCGGCAGAAGTGGATGGAGCAAGTCGGCTGCGCAGAATCTGGCACATATCCTTGCCCGGCATCAAAACGACGATTGTTACCTTATTGATCATCAATGTCGGCAACATGATCTCCATCGGCTTCGACCGACCGTTTATTATCGGAAATGTGGCTGTACGTGAATACTCGGATGTGCTCAGCACGTTTGTCTATCGTGTCGGTTTACAATCTGGTCAGGTCACGCTTGCAACAGCTGTAGGTTTGTTCCAGGCCTTAGTTGGACTTGTCTTCATACTCGGAGCAAACTATACGTCCAAGAAATTAACCGATGAGAGCATTATGTAG
- a CDS encoding carbohydrate ABC transporter permease, producing the protein MSENTANRIFNTVNVILIIITMVLCLAPFIHIIAISLSSNRAIGSGEVSFFPKELSFEAYSKVFADGSMIRSLIYTIWLTVLSTVLSMAMTIAAAYPLAKSNLKGRKWFMLVIVVTMFFSGGIIPEYILIKNLHLLDSTWGLILPGLISPFYMIILITFFRGIPESLEEAAGIDGSSHFGTLMRIILPLSLPVMATLSLFYAVGRWNGFQDALMYITKPELYPLQLKLYQMIQQNQITELMQNEGIGAVQVLPESLKAASVIFSTLPILLVYPWLQRYFISGVMVGAVKG; encoded by the coding sequence ATGTCTGAAAACACGGCGAATCGAATATTCAACACGGTAAACGTCATTCTTATTATCATTACGATGGTGCTGTGTCTTGCACCATTCATTCATATTATTGCGATCTCGCTCAGCTCGAACCGAGCGATCGGTTCAGGTGAAGTTTCCTTTTTCCCCAAAGAGTTGTCCTTTGAAGCGTATAGCAAAGTGTTTGCAGATGGATCGATGATTCGTTCCCTCATCTATACCATTTGGCTGACCGTCCTTAGTACGGTGCTAAGCATGGCGATGACCATTGCAGCGGCATACCCGCTGGCGAAGAGTAACCTGAAGGGACGCAAGTGGTTCATGCTTGTCATTGTGGTGACGATGTTCTTCAGTGGGGGGATTATTCCCGAGTACATTCTGATCAAAAATCTTCATCTGCTCGACAGCACATGGGGGCTTATTCTGCCTGGATTAATTAGTCCGTTCTATATGATCATTCTCATTACCTTCTTCCGAGGTATTCCCGAAAGTCTGGAAGAAGCGGCGGGCATTGATGGAAGCAGCCACTTCGGAACACTGATGCGCATTATCTTGCCACTATCCCTTCCGGTTATGGCAACACTGAGCCTATTCTACGCGGTAGGACGCTGGAATGGTTTCCAGGATGCACTCATGTATATTACCAAGCCTGAGTTATACCCGTTACAATTGAAATTGTATCAGATGATTCAGCAAAACCAGATTACAGAACTGATGCAGAACGAAGGCATTGGTGCCGTTCAGGTCTTGCCTGAGAGTCTGAAAGCAGCCAGCGTTATATTCTCAACATTACCGATCCTGCTGGTGTATCCATGGTTGCAGCGGTACTTTATCAGTGGCGTAATGGTAGGTGCTGTAAAAGGTTAA
- a CDS encoding TIM barrel protein: MYTDKQEYSFSTCWNIKRHTTGQGMIEEIKSLGFRQVELNYNVTEEMLKTIEPMIERGDIGVSSVHNTFPHVADPDYGTDSVLLGFDDEPRRKRAIELLLRSAEYAHRYGAKAVVVHPGEVPFEYNIDEVLKKIYHDQGPDSPAYQSLWQEMLEKREDGSAHYLSRIQESLEEVCDLSEQRGYGVNFGIETRSRCYQMPTLHEAGTIIGRMKGAPLGLWYDIGHGMMMDRMGLYDNVREANALIDHVVGVHIHETVGLADHWCPYIHSKDMTFFDSFLDIIDRSPVKVYELKAACTPEEIDESHGMITSRIAERHAARQRG; the protein is encoded by the coding sequence ATGTACACGGACAAGCAGGAATATTCGTTTTCAACATGTTGGAACATCAAACGTCATACGACCGGACAAGGCATGATTGAAGAGATCAAATCTCTTGGATTCAGACAGGTTGAACTGAACTACAACGTCACGGAAGAGATGCTGAAGACGATAGAGCCGATGATTGAACGAGGAGACATCGGTGTATCCAGTGTGCATAACACATTTCCGCATGTGGCTGATCCAGATTATGGGACGGATTCCGTCCTGCTCGGATTTGATGACGAGCCGCGCCGCAAACGAGCGATTGAACTGTTACTTCGCTCTGCCGAGTATGCACATCGTTATGGCGCCAAGGCTGTTGTTGTGCATCCGGGTGAGGTGCCGTTTGAATACAATATAGATGAAGTATTGAAAAAGATATACCACGATCAAGGGCCGGACTCCCCGGCATATCAATCTTTATGGCAAGAGATGCTGGAAAAGCGGGAAGATGGCAGCGCACATTACCTGAGCCGGATTCAGGAGAGTCTGGAAGAGGTATGTGACTTGTCGGAGCAGCGGGGGTATGGAGTGAATTTTGGTATTGAGACCCGTTCACGCTGTTATCAGATGCCGACTTTGCACGAAGCGGGAACGATTATTGGACGCATGAAGGGCGCGCCGCTTGGTCTATGGTACGATATTGGTCACGGCATGATGATGGATCGAATGGGACTGTACGATAATGTACGTGAGGCTAACGCGTTGATTGATCACGTGGTTGGCGTGCATATTCATGAAACCGTAGGGTTGGCAGATCATTGGTGTCCGTACATTCATAGTAAAGACATGACTTTCTTTGATTCATTTTTGGATATTATCGACCGTTCACCAGTGAAAGTATATGAGCTGAAGGCGGCTTGTACACCGGAAGAGATTGATGAAAGTCATGGAATGATTACGTCTCGCATTGCTGAACGTCATGCGGCGCGTCAGCGAGGATAG